Proteins from a single region of Haloarchaeobius litoreus:
- a CDS encoding VirB4 family type IV secretion system protein, giving the protein MSTKSDSGQYSARRIHKSLGGTTAFLRGYSIAELLLFLGVGFTTFVAAALVPATLTIPTFGFGLMLTLLLLLLHKVKPRHLWLTEWLGARLSWAVKNKSYTHGGEDTSEVRYMTRLERVYPFGIERTDGALVGAMRVTPANLSLEDDDAWSKAVQSFSEFVNANIDFPVNIYTTSRTVDRDDLVHTYRERLRDGDVQSRPVLKRLLQTRIEENTDDNGEPDSESTTVREFYIITAVTDADIEADSQADDSVVTYLSSLPVVGSAFGRFQTTDLSAEDRDQLKQSKLESRLAQIRRGGTSLYRCSVSPVDSYELARVTKEYWSCQRETYGDLSNAIGTFPIVSHGISDGVPSTPSPEDVVSTDSEDSPSPVETTAVDDEAEWEFPLDDEETAEDDAKDDSESKGLSTTKLYDSVSHRHQSIVAPSTVDWNPTYAVIDDETFVRTFWIDQFPEEPVEGMFERVLLETDLNTDISIHLDPFDNQSAQDMMADWISDLKVNQHDAGGLHAEDLEDDIQRAKYMRALVRANEASFYRGGVFIRLTAESKDDLDSQTNRLRSLVKDAPSNCTLKVASRWQEKGLATVSPLGRNELGRDRMSTMTNQAVGAMFPFSSDYLMMDDGIEYGFHGHNGSPVRINPWSLETGHSELVVGMPGAGKTFGGTMRHLRMMKRRNDTMLVVIDPVGGFQGIADALDAKTIAVGGDTKLNPLEIRQTPQHVVDADDGISPLSAKKDEVFAVLENFLEGRDITLGAQTGVLSYAIDEAYRQAGVVAGDVSTHTPANSPTMRDVLDVLADISDHPDEHNIAASDSARERATQYADDLAIALQPFSEGGSYENLAKKSEVDILEGDNKVVYIDLGQIEGSASGIDRQTFLMQLLLTTVYQQAKRTDRNVELAIDEAHYLFEDRANLDFLETAFRHQRHAGLRMVLLSQTAQEFYESEQAEKILGMCPIKVFHKLPDLDDETADKIGLTREQRQYIRSADAGKDELGYSESLVRIEEHGTYPVHVVADAFEQRVIDYEPEDQAFIEDAITEVPDEYADFESFVEEQAKQNALTNRYGLSPETADQLLEEGLSADDLLHAVAATAQEKQAREVAPRTDGGSAGGESDG; this is encoded by the coding sequence ATGAGTACGAAATCAGATTCAGGTCAGTACAGCGCCCGACGAATCCACAAATCCCTCGGCGGGACCACAGCCTTCCTCAGAGGGTACAGCATCGCCGAACTCCTGTTGTTCCTCGGGGTAGGGTTCACCACCTTCGTCGCCGCTGCGCTCGTTCCAGCGACGCTTACAATCCCTACGTTCGGGTTCGGACTGATGCTGACGCTGCTGTTGCTTCTCCTGCACAAGGTAAAGCCGAGACACCTCTGGCTCACTGAGTGGCTTGGTGCACGCCTTTCGTGGGCGGTCAAGAACAAGTCCTACACCCACGGCGGCGAGGACACCAGCGAGGTCCGGTACATGACCCGACTGGAGCGCGTGTACCCCTTCGGCATCGAGCGGACGGATGGCGCGCTCGTCGGTGCCATGCGGGTCACGCCGGCGAACCTCTCCCTTGAGGACGACGATGCGTGGTCGAAAGCCGTCCAGTCGTTCTCCGAATTTGTCAACGCGAACATCGACTTCCCGGTGAATATCTACACAACGAGCCGGACCGTCGACCGTGACGACCTCGTCCACACGTATCGCGAACGGCTCCGCGACGGAGACGTCCAGTCCCGCCCAGTCCTGAAGCGACTGCTCCAGACGCGAATCGAGGAGAACACGGATGACAACGGCGAACCCGACTCAGAATCCACGACGGTTCGTGAGTTCTACATCATCACCGCAGTCACCGACGCCGATATCGAGGCAGACAGCCAGGCCGACGACAGCGTCGTCACGTACCTCTCCTCGCTCCCAGTCGTCGGGTCTGCGTTCGGTCGGTTCCAGACGACCGACCTCTCGGCTGAAGACCGTGACCAGCTGAAACAGTCGAAGCTGGAATCCAGACTCGCACAGATCCGACGAGGCGGGACGTCGCTGTACCGGTGTTCGGTGTCGCCGGTCGACTCGTACGAGCTGGCCCGCGTGACCAAGGAGTACTGGAGCTGCCAGCGTGAGACGTATGGAGACCTCTCGAACGCGATTGGTACGTTCCCAATCGTCTCTCACGGCATCAGCGACGGCGTTCCGTCGACGCCCAGTCCGGAAGACGTCGTGAGTACAGACAGTGAAGACTCTCCGTCACCCGTCGAGACAACAGCTGTCGATGATGAGGCTGAGTGGGAGTTCCCACTCGACGACGAAGAGACGGCTGAAGACGATGCCAAGGACGACAGTGAGTCCAAGGGGCTGTCGACGACGAAACTGTACGATAGTGTCTCGCATCGCCACCAGTCCATCGTGGCGCCGTCGACGGTCGACTGGAATCCGACCTACGCCGTCATCGACGACGAGACGTTTGTCCGGACGTTCTGGATAGACCAGTTCCCCGAGGAGCCAGTCGAGGGGATGTTCGAACGGGTGTTGCTCGAGACAGACCTGAACACGGACATCAGTATCCACCTCGACCCATTTGACAACCAGTCCGCCCAGGACATGATGGCCGACTGGATCTCGGACCTCAAGGTCAACCAGCACGACGCTGGTGGCCTCCACGCAGAGGACCTTGAGGACGACATCCAGCGAGCGAAATACATGCGAGCGCTGGTACGGGCGAACGAGGCGTCGTTCTACCGTGGCGGGGTCTTCATCCGCCTCACCGCAGAGAGCAAGGACGATCTCGACTCTCAGACCAACCGTCTGCGCTCGCTGGTGAAAGACGCTCCCTCAAACTGCACACTCAAGGTCGCGAGCCGCTGGCAGGAGAAAGGTCTCGCGACGGTATCACCCTTGGGCCGGAACGAGCTCGGTCGCGACCGGATGTCGACTATGACAAACCAGGCCGTCGGCGCGATGTTCCCGTTCAGTTCGGACTACCTGATGATGGACGACGGCATCGAGTACGGCTTCCACGGCCACAACGGTTCCCCGGTCCGCATCAACCCGTGGTCCCTCGAGACTGGCCACAGCGAACTCGTCGTCGGAATGCCGGGGGCCGGGAAGACGTTCGGCGGGACTATGCGGCACCTGCGGATGATGAAGCGTCGCAACGACACGATGCTCGTGGTTATCGACCCCGTCGGTGGCTTCCAAGGCATCGCAGACGCGCTCGACGCCAAGACCATCGCTGTGGGTGGGGATACGAAGTTGAACCCGCTGGAGATTCGCCAGACGCCCCAGCACGTAGTCGACGCCGACGATGGAATCTCACCGCTCTCGGCGAAGAAAGACGAGGTGTTCGCCGTGCTGGAGAACTTCCTCGAAGGTAGGGACATCACGCTCGGTGCCCAGACGGGCGTGCTCTCGTACGCGATCGACGAGGCGTACCGACAGGCGGGAGTCGTTGCCGGCGACGTGAGTACGCACACGCCAGCGAACTCGCCGACGATGCGGGACGTCCTCGATGTTCTCGCCGATATCTCCGACCATCCCGATGAACACAACATCGCTGCGTCGGACTCCGCTCGCGAGCGTGCCACCCAGTACGCTGACGATCTGGCGATTGCGCTCCAGCCGTTCAGCGAGGGCGGGTCATACGAGAATCTCGCGAAGAAATCAGAGGTCGACATCCTTGAGGGCGACAACAAGGTCGTCTACATCGACCTCGGACAAATCGAGGGCAGTGCATCGGGAATCGACCGCCAGACGTTCCTGATGCAGCTGTTGCTGACGACGGTGTATCAGCAGGCCAAGCGCACTGATCGGAACGTCGAACTCGCGATTGACGAAGCGCACTACCTCTTCGAGGACCGAGCCAACCTGGACTTCCTCGAAACCGCGTTCCGACACCAGCGCCATGCCGGCCTCCGGATGGTCTTGCTCTCGCAGACTGCTCAGGAGTTCTACGAGAGCGAGCAGGCCGAGAAGATTCTCGGGATGTGCCCAATCAAGGTCTTCCACAAGCTCCCCGACCTCGACGACGAGACCGCCGACAAGATCGGCCTAACCCGCGAACAACGCCAGTACATTCGAAGTGCCGACGCCGGAAAAGACGAACTCGGTTACTCCGAATCGTTGGTCCGGATCGAGGAACACGGCACCTACCCGGTTCACGTGGTGGCTGATGCGTTCGAACAGCGCGTCATCGACTACGAACCCGAAGACCAAGCGTTCATCGAGGACGCGATCACGGAGGTTCCCGACGAGTACGCTGACTTCGAGTCGTTCGTCGAGGAGCAAGCAAAGCAGAACGCGTTGACGAACCGCTACGGACTGTCACCGGAAACTGCTGACCAGCTCCTCGAGGAAGGACTCTCCGCCGACGACTTGCTGCACGCTGTCGCTGCAACCGCCCAAGAGAAGCAGGCGCGCGAGGTCGCCCCGAGAACCGACGGCGGGAGTGCTGGAGGTGAGTCCGATGGGTAA